CCGAAAATCTGCTGAAGCTCTGGGCCACGATCAGCTCGAAGATCTTTAACGTGCTGATCGGAATCGTCTCCATCAGCCTGGTGGTGGGTGGGATCGTTATCATGAACATCATGCTCGTGTCGGTCACCGAACGCACGCGGGAGATCGGTATACGCAAGGCTGTGGGCGCGACGCGCATGAACATTCTGTGGCAGTTTCTAGTGGAGGCCGTCACGCTCTCGAGCGTCGGCGGCATTCTGGGGATCGCGGCGGGCTTTGTCATCGCCGCCGTCATTGCTCTCTTCTCTCCTCTCCCGTACGCGATCAAAATATGGTCCATTGCGATCGGCATGGGTGTCACGTTCGCGGTGGGAGTCTTTTTCGGTGCTTATCCGGCGGTGCAGGCTGCTAAGCTCGATCCGATCGAGGCATTGCGCTATGAGTGACGGCAAACGTGCGGGACTGATTGGTGAAAACCTGGTGATCGCAGTCGACGTGCTCCGCACGCACAAGCTCCGGAGCGGGCTGATCATCCTTGGAGTCGCGATCGGCGTGGCGTCGCTGATGGGGATGGTCTCGATTCTGCTCGGCCTGAAAGACAGTATTACCAAAGACATCAGCAGTTCCGAGCAGACCGTGCTGCAGGTGCAGAAGTTCGACTTCTTTGTCGCCGGATTCGACGAGTCGATGCTTCATCGCAAGGAAATCAGCGAAGAGGATGCGCAGGCGATACGCGAGAAGTGCGGGACCTTGCGCCATGTTTCGTTTATAGTAGAGCCACAAGGCCCTCCCCCCACATTGCGATATAAGGATCAAAAGAGCCGCATGGTTCAGGTGATCGGCACGCAGCCTTCGCTCCTCTACATCCAGAGCCTCGATATGGAAGAGGGGAGGATGTTCACGGACGAGGAACTCCTCCATCGCGCCAAGGTTGTTGTCCTGGGCCACAGCCCGCGGCGCGATCTGTTCCCCAACATCGATCCGATAGGAAAGAAGGTCAGGATTGCGGACGACGATTTCACTATCGTCGGAACCTTCGTGGAGCGGAAGACCCTGTTCGGCAGCATGGGTGAGAACTTCGCCATGATTCCCTACACAACCTATAAAACCACCATGTGGAAAGAGCAGGACACGCAGGTCGTGGCAGCCGCAGTCCGGGAAGGCGTCTCACTCGAAACGGCCCGGGAGGACGTCATCCGGGTCATGCGCCTGCAGCGGAAACTGAAGGCCAATCAGGATAACGACTTTGCTGTGACCTCCTCCGATGCCGCGCTCGAATTCATCGCCAAAATCACGGCGCCGATCGCCATGGTTCTCTCGGCAATCTCCTCCATAGCGCTGCTGGTCGGAGGCATCGGCGTTATGAACATGATGCTGGTTTCCGTAACCGAACGCACCGGTGAAATCGGCATCCGCAAAGCGGTCGGGGCCAAACGCCAGGACATCCTGTGGCAGTTCTTGATCGAAGCCGGCGTGCTGACCGGTTTCGGCGGTGTGTTCGGCGTAATATTGGGCCTCGCGTCGGCTTTCGCAGTCTCTCTCATGACCGGCCTGCCGTTCAGCCTGTCGCCCGTCTACATCATGCTGGCGGTCATGTTCTCGATCGCGATCGGCGTCTTCTTCGGTTTATACCCTGCGCACCGCGCTTCAAAGCTGCAGCCCGTCAACGCCATCGGCTACGCCAAATAAATACAGTGGCAAAAACAAAGCGGCCACGAAGGACACCAACGGCGCGAATTTTTCTTTTGTGTCATTCGGGTTATTTGCCGCGGTTTCTGCGTTTCGTTTTTGCATTTGTTTTCTCGAGTTTCACTGCGGCTTCTGCGGTGGTATTTTATCGTCAATGAAATGGAAGCGGATATTGGCCGAAGCAGCGCTCCTGATGATCGCCGCGGGTTTCCTGGGAGCAGGCACGAACTCCTTGCGCCCTGAATCGCGAAAGCTTGCGTGGATTCTGCGCCTGGAGGCGCCGCCGAAGGACCCGGGCCTCCTGTATCTCGAGATTTCCGGCGATGTGGCGCTGCGCCTGCATCATGCCGGCGCACTATTCATAGACGCCCGCCGGAGCAGCATTTACGAACAGGGGCACATTGAAAAGGCAATCAACATCCCGGTCTGGGAACATGATGCGGACCAGAGGGTCTCCGCCCTCCAGGCCAGGGGACTGAAGCCCGATGCCGTGATTGTGGTCTACTGCTCGGGTGGCAAATGTGAAGATGCGGTCAGGCTTTCAGGAAAGCTCGCCTTGGCCAATTTCTACAATATTTATCTTTACCGGGACGGTTTCCCCGTATGGCAAGGCAAAGGCTGGCCAATCAAACGAGGGAAACAACCGTGATGCGCCTGCTCGAGACGCGCTGGCTGTCGTTCCTGGTGCGAATTCTCCTCGGGTCGGTCTTCGTGTATTCCGCAGTGTCGAAGATCGCTGATCCTCCAGGCTTCGCGCAGATGATCTGGAACTACCGGATCCTGCCGGGCGTTCTGGTGAATCCCCTTGCCATTGTGCTCCCCTGGCTGGAGTTGCTTGCCGGGCTTGCCCTGATCTCGGGATGGCTGCGCAGGGGCGCCGCGCTCCTGATTGGGGCCATGCTGATCATATTTATGACCGCCCTGTCGACGGATCTGGCCCGCGGGATCGCCGTCGACTGCGGCTGCTTTTCCGTGTCGGCTCAGGCGAAGACGCCGGAAGAGCTGTTTGCCGGCATGAAACTCGACCTGGCGCGGGATGCCGGCCTGCTTTTGCTGGCATTGCAGGTCCTGTTTTCTCGCACCGTCCACCTTAGAAGCCGAACTTCGGAGGGCGGCAGCTTGCTGCCGCTTTTACAATAGGCCCAGTGCTCATATGACGTTAAGCCTCGAGGCGCAAGCCGGCTTGCACACCCCAGGAATGAGTCCCAGTCTGCGGCTCGGTTTGCACCTCGGATTTCTTGCCCTGCCGCCGGTCCTTCATCTCCAGCTGGCTCAGGAAGCCGACCGCCTCGGCTATCACTCTCTCTGGACCGCGGAAGCCTGGGGATCGGACTGCATCACACCGCTGACCTGGCTGGCGGCAAAGACCGAACGGATCCGAGTCGGCACTGCGGTCATGCAGATACCCGCGCGCACTCCCGCCGGCGCTGCCATGACAGCAGCAACGCTCGATTTCCTCACGGGCGGCAGGATGCTTTTGGGGCTTGGGGTTTCCGGGCCGCAAGTGGTGGAGGGATGGCACGGGGTGCCGTACGGCAAGCCTCTGGGCCGGACCCGGGAGTATGTCGAAATCATTCGCGCGATTCTCGCCCGCAAGCAACCTCTGGAGCATCACGGCGAGCATTACGACATTCCCTTTCAAGCAGGCACCGCCCTGGGCAAGCCGCTGCGGCTGATGTTCCGCCCGATTCGCCCGGACATCCCGATTTACCTTGCCGCCATCGGCCCTAAGAACGTGGCGCTGGCAGCGGAGATCGGAGACGGCTGGCTGCCGATCTTCTTTGCGCCCGAGCGGATCTCTGTTTTTCGCCCGTCTCTCGAGGAAGGATTTGCGCGCGCACTCAAGGGGCGGAAGGGATTCGACATCGCGCCTATGGTGGAAATTCGCTTAGGCGATGATGTCGCCGCGTGCCGTGATGCCGTAAAGCCGACGCTCGCCCTATATATCGGAGGCATGGGTGCGAAGGGCCGGAACTTTTATTTCAACCTCGCCTGCCGCTACGGCTACGAGGAGGCTGCTCACAGGATCCAGGACGCGTTTCTTGACGGGAGGCGCGAAGCCGCCACGGCCGCGGTCCCGGATGCTCTGGTCGATGAAGTGGCTCTTTGCGGGCCCCGCAAGAGGATTGCCGAGCGGCTCCAGGCTTATCGTGCCTGCGGAGTCACCACTCTGATCTGCGCCACCTCCGACATTCAGGCGGTGCGCACAATGGCCGAACTGCTATGACATTGGTGAGTGCTGGGCCAACTCCCCTTTCCCATCCCGCCTGAGGCGGGATCGCAGACATTCCGAAAGATGAAATTTTCAAGGCCTGACACCTGTTCGATAGTTTACAATTCATTCCCATGCACGTACCGGATGGCTTTCTTACAAACCGGATCGCATTGTCTCTGGATGCCTTGTCAGGCGCGAGCATTCTTTATGCGGCGCGGCGCCTGAAGCTGGAGTCCTCCGCGCGCGTGATCCCGATCATGGGCGTGCTCTCTGCCTTCATTTTTGCTGGGCAAATGCTCAATTTTCCGGTCTTTGGCGGCACCTCGGGCCACCTGGTCGGGGGGGCGCTCCTCGGCATTCTGCTGGGACCCGCGGCCGGGCTCTTGACGATGGCCACGGTGATCACGGCCCAGGCTCTTTTTCTTCAGGATGGCGGGCTGGTGGCGCTGGGAGCCAACATTTTCAACATCGGTGCCGTTACGGTGTTCAGCGGGTATGCGGTCTTCCGTCTGTTCGGCGCACCGGAGGGTGCGGGAAAGCGCCTGTTCCTCGCGGGCTTTGTCGCGGCATGGTTCTCCCTGGTGCTCTCATCGGCCGCCTGCGCGCTCGAACTCGGGCTTTCGGGCGCCGTGCCCCTGAGGATAGGCTTGCCGACGATGGCCGGATATCATGCGGTCATCGGCGTGGTGGAAGCAGCCCTGACCGCCGGAGTACTCTCGTTTCTGGCCCGCGTGCGGCCTGATCTGCTCCAGCGGGACTTCCGCCCCCGGTTCGGGTTCACGGATTGGCTCGGGGGACTGGTGCTGGTGGCGATTCCACTGGCGATGCTGGTGCTGGCAGGCAGTTCGAGCCTTCCTGACCCCTTGCAGGCACTGCTCTCCGGATCCTCGAAGCTCGCCGAACAGCAGGAAAGCCTGCTGTCATCCAATCGTTACAACGTTTTCGGGGTATTGCTGTACCTCGCGCTTCTGGCAGTTTGTGGAGCGGTCTATCTGGTAGCCCGCAGGATCCGGCTGCGAAGAGGCCAATCGTGAAACACAGTTTCGTCGATCGCTATGCCAATCTCGATTCGCCGCTGCACCTTCTCGATGCGCGCACGAAAGTTATCGGATTTTCTGCGCTCGTGGTAGCGGCGCTGTTGATCCCCGCCGCAAGCACGGGAGAGTTCTTCCTCTTCTTCTTTCTGATGGCGATTCTCGCGGGTATCTCGCAGATTCCGATGCAGTACGTCGTGGCACGTACGGTCGCGATTCTTCCCTTCGTCCTGCTTGCGGGCCTCGCCGCTCCCTGGCGGGGAAGCGCGGGATGGGCCTGGTTTCTGGCGCTTTTGCTCCGCTCGATCTTGTGCCTGCTGATTCTCATTCTGTTGACCAACACGACGCGTTTCATTGAAATGCTGCGCGGCTTGCGCAAGCTGGGCTGCCCGAAGATCCTGGTAGCGAATCTCAGTTTCCTCTACCGCTACCTTTTCGTGCTTTCCGACGAGGTGATGCGAATGCAGCAGGCGCGCGATTGCAGGCGCATAGGAAAGGTCGGCGCGCTCATGGAGCTGCGCACGCTCGGATCGATGCTCGGAACCCTGATGGTGCGGTCGTTTGAGCGCGCCGACCACATGTACCAGGCCATGCTCTCGCGCGGCTTTTCCGGCGAGTTCCCGGTTTCGGCGCCGAGGAGATTTTCCTGGCGGGATCTGGCGTTTATCTCCGTCGTGGCGCTCTTTGTTGCCGCGACGATTTACCTGTGAGGGGGCAGCGCCCCGGATCTGATATGACCGACTATGCGATTCGATTGACACGGCTCAATTATGCATATCCCGATGGGACCCGGGCGCTGGAGGCCATTGACCTCGATATCCGCACGGGTGAGAGAGTGGCGCTCGTCGGTCAGAGCGGCGCGGGCAAATCCACGCTCCTGCTCCACCTGAACGGGATTCTGCGCGGCACCGGCACGGTTCGCATCCTGGGGCAATCCGTCGCCGATGGGGATCTCAAGTTCATCCGGAAACAGGTGGGTCTGGTGTTTCAGGATCCCAACGACCAGCTCTTTTGTCCGACCGTGTTCGAGGACGTCGCCTTCGGCCCGCTCAACCTGGCAGTGCCCGCGCAGGAGATCACGCAGAGAGTCGAGGAAGCTCTCAGGGATGTGATGCTGGATTACTCGTACGCGAACCGCTCGGCGCACCACCTCAGCCACGGCGAGCGCAAACGCGTCGCTCTGGCTACGGTGCTCGCCATGGAGCCGGCAATACTGGCGCTGGACGAGCCCACAAGCAATCTGGATCCGGGCAATCGGCGACACCTTATCCAACTGATCGCCTCATTGCCGGCAACCCTGGTTCTCGGCACGCATGATCTCGAAATGGTTTTGGCGCTCTGTTCGCGCACGGTCGTGATGGACCACGGCAAGATCCGGGCCGATGGGGAAACACGCCGGTTGCTCGCCGACCAGGAGCTGATGGAAAAGCATGGGCTGGAGGTTCCGCTCTCCTTGAGAGGGCGCCAATAGCCGATTCCCGGAATCTCAAAATGGCAAGGCAGAGGGTGCAGAGGGAGCAGAGAACGACGGCGGTACGCATAATTCAGGGGGAAGATCTTTTCCTGCAATCTCTGCGATGATGTTCCGAGATAAGGGGGCGGATGATAATTCCGGCTGGGGGGGTCGAGCTGGAGGCTGTGCTGTGGGCTCCTGAGGAGATGCCTCCCAAGGCGGCGGTGCTTCTGTGCCATCCGCATCCGCTTTACGGAGGCACGATGAACAACCGGGTCATTTATCGTGCGGCCAAAGCAGCTGTGGAAGTCGGCCTGGCAGCCCTCCGCTTCAATTTCCGCGGAGTCGGCGCCAGCACCGGAGATTACGATAGAGGGACCGGCGAAAGGAAGGATGTCGCCGCGCTCCTGGACTGGATGCATCAGCGCTATCCCGGCATACCCCTGGCGGTGGCCGGATTTTCCTTCGGCGCCTGGGTAGGCCTGCAGGTCGGCTGTCATGATCCGCGCATACGTGCGCTGGTGGGGCTGGGACTACCTTTGAGTACTTATGATTTCGAGTTCCTGATCGACAATGCCAAGCCCTCGCGCTATATCATCGGGACGCGCGACGAATTCTGTCCACGCGACAAAATGGAGTCTTTCGCGCGCCGGCTGCCGCCAGCCTCCACGGTAAGCTGGGTTGAGGGCGCGGACCACTTCTTCACTCACCAGGTGGCTGAAGCGCAGTCCCTGACCAGGGAGTTTCTGCGCGCACAGTTCGAAGGAAGTCACCCATGAAGAGAGCGGCACTCGGGACGTTTGCATGTTCGATCTTATGGCTGGCCGCCAACCCGGCTTCGGGCGCAGCCGCCGGTTTCCAAAAGGTGAGCGCGCATTTTTATTACCTGGAATCCAAGACGGGAGCCGCCAACACGGGGGCCGTGGTCACTGCGGAAGGCGTGCTGCTCATCGATCCGCCGCCGGAGGCGGAGATACAGGTGATGCTCAGTGCATTGAAGGCCGTGACCGGCAGAGCCGTGCGTTGGGTTGTGAACACGGACTACCAGCAGACCGGCGCCGGAGGCCTGGCCATGTTGGCGAAGCAGGGCGCGATGATCATCGGGAGCAAAGAGCTCGACCGGCTTGCGGAGACGGCTCCCGCATCGGATCCGCTCCAGCCCCCCTCGCCATCCCCAGCACGCCCCAGTCCAAGATTCCTGTTCGGCCGGCAACTGCATCTTTTCCCGGCAGCGATCGAGATCCGGATTCTGGCGGTCAAGCCCAAAGCGCGCACCAGTGGTGATGTCATCGTCTTCCTCCCTTCCGAGAAGGTTCTCGCGGTGGGGAACTTTTTCACTCCCTCCGGCTTTCCCGTGATCGACAACGGTTCGGGGGAAGGAAGCGCTCCAGGCTGGATCGATGGTCTGAAGCAGGTGATAGAATCCGTGCCGCTTCTGAAATCAGCCATGCCGCAGCCCAAGCAGGAACCCACTGCCGTACCGGAGCCGGAAAAGACGCTGGGAGAAGCGGTTGCCGTCATTCCAGGCCACGGCGCACCGGCCAATCTGCAGCAGATGAAAAGCCTGCTGGCAACTGCCCAGAGGCTGCGCGCGGACGCCACCAGGGCGATATCGGCCGGCCGCAGTCGCGAAGATTTCGTGAAATCTCTGCCCCTCGACGTTTTTGGCGGATACGGCAACCTCGAAGCTTTCGCCGGCCAACTCTTCGACGACCTCTCCAGGAAATAGCCCGACATGGGGCCTCCGACCCGGCAATCTCCAAGTTCTGGAGGTCTGCGCGCGGAGGCCGGCGCATGGCAGTCCAACTTCCCATTTTGGCCGTCGGAAGTCGGAGGTCGGCTTTAATTCTTGTGGCCCTACGATGATTTTGGGACAATGTCGGGTTAGGCTTAGTAAGCGCAATCGGAGGTTGTGTTATGCGTCAGGTTATCCGCAACGCCGAGCCGGGAGCTCGTGTCGCCAACACCAATCCCTTGCCGGGTTCGAGGAAAGTCTACCTCGAAGGACAGGGCGGAATCCGCGTGCCGATGCGACAGATCTCTCTGGGAGTGACGAGCAGCATCGGAGGCCGGGAAGAAAACAATCCGCCTGTGCGCGTCTATGACACCTCCGGGCCTTACACTGACCCGGATGTGGTCATCGATCTAAGGCAGGGGCTGCCCGAGCTGCGCAAGCCCTGGATTCTGGCGCGCGGGGAATACAGCGTACAGGCGCCGAGCTATCGCCCTGTGCCCGGTCACAGCGATCCCGACACGCCGCTGCCACGCCGCCGGGAAGTATTGCGCGGCCGCGCTAATGTGACGCAGATGCATTTTGCGCGCAAGGGGGTCATCACGCCGGAAATGGAGTTCGTTGCTTTGCGCGAAACGCTGGATCCGGAGTTCGTTCGCAGCGAGGTGGCGCGCGGGCGCGCGATCATTCCCGCCAATATCAATCACCCCGAGAGCGAGCCGATGGCGATTGGGCGCAATTTCCTGGTAAAGATCAACGCCAACATCGGCAACTCCGCTGTAACTTCCTCCATTGAAGAAGAGGTCGAGA
The Terriglobia bacterium genome window above contains:
- a CDS encoding ABC transporter permease — encoded protein: MSDGKRAGLIGENLVIAVDVLRTHKLRSGLIILGVAIGVASLMGMVSILLGLKDSITKDISSSEQTVLQVQKFDFFVAGFDESMLHRKEISEEDAQAIREKCGTLRHVSFIVEPQGPPPTLRYKDQKSRMVQVIGTQPSLLYIQSLDMEEGRMFTDEELLHRAKVVVLGHSPRRDLFPNIDPIGKKVRIADDDFTIVGTFVERKTLFGSMGENFAMIPYTTYKTTMWKEQDTQVVAAAVREGVSLETAREDVIRVMRLQRKLKANQDNDFAVTSSDAALEFIAKITAPIAMVLSAISSIALLVGGIGVMNMMLVSVTERTGEIGIRKAVGAKRQDILWQFLIEAGVLTGFGGVFGVILGLASAFAVSLMTGLPFSLSPVYIMLAVMFSIAIGVFFGLYPAHRASKLQPVNAIGYAK
- a CDS encoding rhodanese-like domain-containing protein, producing the protein MKWKRILAEAALLMIAAGFLGAGTNSLRPESRKLAWILRLEAPPKDPGLLYLEISGDVALRLHHAGALFIDARRSSIYEQGHIEKAINIPVWEHDADQRVSALQARGLKPDAVIVVYCSGGKCEDAVRLSGKLALANFYNIYLYRDGFPVWQGKGWPIKRGKQP
- a CDS encoding DoxX family membrane protein; the encoded protein is MMRLLETRWLSFLVRILLGSVFVYSAVSKIADPPGFAQMIWNYRILPGVLVNPLAIVLPWLELLAGLALISGWLRRGAALLIGAMLIIFMTALSTDLARGIAVDCGCFSVSAQAKTPEELFAGMKLDLARDAGLLLLALQVLFSRTVHLRSRTSEGGSLLPLLQ
- a CDS encoding LLM class F420-dependent oxidoreductase gives rise to the protein MSPSLRLGLHLGFLALPPVLHLQLAQEADRLGYHSLWTAEAWGSDCITPLTWLAAKTERIRVGTAVMQIPARTPAGAAMTAATLDFLTGGRMLLGLGVSGPQVVEGWHGVPYGKPLGRTREYVEIIRAILARKQPLEHHGEHYDIPFQAGTALGKPLRLMFRPIRPDIPIYLAAIGPKNVALAAEIGDGWLPIFFAPERISVFRPSLEEGFARALKGRKGFDIAPMVEIRLGDDVAACRDAVKPTLALYIGGMGAKGRNFYFNLACRYGYEEAAHRIQDAFLDGRREAATAAVPDALVDEVALCGPRKRIAERLQAYRACGVTTLICATSDIQAVRTMAELL
- a CDS encoding energy-coupling factor ABC transporter permease is translated as MHVPDGFLTNRIALSLDALSGASILYAARRLKLESSARVIPIMGVLSAFIFAGQMLNFPVFGGTSGHLVGGALLGILLGPAAGLLTMATVITAQALFLQDGGLVALGANIFNIGAVTVFSGYAVFRLFGAPEGAGKRLFLAGFVAAWFSLVLSSAACALELGLSGAVPLRIGLPTMAGYHAVIGVVEAALTAGVLSFLARVRPDLLQRDFRPRFGFTDWLGGLVLVAIPLAMLVLAGSSSLPDPLQALLSGSSKLAEQQESLLSSNRYNVFGVLLYLALLAVCGAVYLVARRIRLRRGQS
- the cbiQ gene encoding cobalt ECF transporter T component CbiQ, encoding MKHSFVDRYANLDSPLHLLDARTKVIGFSALVVAALLIPAASTGEFFLFFFLMAILAGISQIPMQYVVARTVAILPFVLLAGLAAPWRGSAGWAWFLALLLRSILCLLILILLTNTTRFIEMLRGLRKLGCPKILVANLSFLYRYLFVLSDEVMRMQQARDCRRIGKVGALMELRTLGSMLGTLMVRSFERADHMYQAMLSRGFSGEFPVSAPRRFSWRDLAFISVVALFVAATIYL
- a CDS encoding ATP-binding cassette domain-containing protein translates to MTDYAIRLTRLNYAYPDGTRALEAIDLDIRTGERVALVGQSGAGKSTLLLHLNGILRGTGTVRILGQSVADGDLKFIRKQVGLVFQDPNDQLFCPTVFEDVAFGPLNLAVPAQEITQRVEEALRDVMLDYSYANRSAHHLSHGERKRVALATVLAMEPAILALDEPTSNLDPGNRRHLIQLIASLPATLVLGTHDLEMVLALCSRTVVMDHGKIRADGETRRLLADQELMEKHGLEVPLSLRGRQ
- a CDS encoding alpha/beta hydrolase — protein: MIIPAGGVELEAVLWAPEEMPPKAAVLLCHPHPLYGGTMNNRVIYRAAKAAVEVGLAALRFNFRGVGASTGDYDRGTGERKDVAALLDWMHQRYPGIPLAVAGFSFGAWVGLQVGCHDPRIRALVGLGLPLSTYDFEFLIDNAKPSRYIIGTRDEFCPRDKMESFARRLPPASTVSWVEGADHFFTHQVAEAQSLTREFLRAQFEGSHP